Within Caulobacter segnis, the genomic segment GGCTTTCGCGGCCTTCACGGGAGCGGTCTTGGCCGGCTCGGCCTTGGGCGTCGCGACGGGTTCGGGAGCCGGAGCGGGCGGAGCGGCTTCCGCGGCCGGCTGTGGCGCGGGCGCTTCCGGTTGCGGCGCGGGCGTCTCGGGGGGCGGCGCCTGGGTCGTGGCCGAGGCGCTGTTGAAGTTCAGCGCCTTGCCCAGGATGGTCGACTTGGTCTCCAGGGTCTTGGCGCGCTTCTCGCAGTCGCCTGGCGGGCTCCAGCTCATCCACATCTGGGCCAGGCGAGCCTTGCTCACCGAGTCGGCGCCCTGCCAGATGGCCGCGCCGCGCTTGACCTGGGCGCCGCCATATTCCGAGATCGGGCGCGGACTGGCCTTCTCGGCCGCGGTGATCGCCGAGGCGAAGGTCTTGAGGTCCTTCTGGGCCTGGGCGCGCAGTTCCGGATAGGTCTTCAGCGAAGCGGCGACGCCGTCGGGGCCCGGGAACGCCTTCTCGATCCGCGTCACCTCCGGCATCACGCGGTCGTAGAGATTGGCGTAGCCGCCCAGGGCGCCGTAGCACCAGGCCACATAGCCATACTCGTCGGTTGGCGGAGCATTCGGGCCTTGGGCGGCCGCTTGCCCCCCCGTTTGGCTGTCCTGGGCCAGAAGCGCGAGAGCGAGGAGGAGGGCGTTCGCCATGCGGGCGGAAGTCCTTTCGAATTACGAAGCGTCGTGACTAGAGCATTTCGGTCCGGAATGGGACCTTAGCGTGATCGATCTGGTGCAAGCTGAGCCGTAAAACGAACGAGCCGGCGAAACGCTCCACCTTAAGGGAATGACCTTTCGCCGCATTGCGGGAAAGTCATGTGAACGATCATTCTCATTGTGCTAGAAGCGCGGTGACGAGGTGATCCGCTTCGCCCCGTCATGCGTAGTTCAACCATTCGTCGCTGGTTTCGAGGCGCTTCATGACCTTCTGGCGCAACATCGCGAGCATCGCCGCCCGCCGTCTGGATCTGGCCGACTGCACCGAGTGCCCGGCCGGCCTGCCTGGCGAGGACCCGGCCTTCTCGACCGCTGTGACCGCCTTGGGAGCCAAGCTGGCCAAGGTCGACGGCCGCGCCGACGGGCACGAGTTCGCCGCCTTTACCGAAGTGTTCCAGCCCGACCCGGCGTCCGAACCGAACATCCACCGTTTCTACGAACTGGCCCGCCAGACCGCCCACGGTTTCGAGAGCTACGCCAAGCGGCTGGCCAAGCGCTATTCCAGCTGCCCGCAGCTGCTGGAGGACGTGGTCGACGGCCTGTTCCACATCGCCAAGTCCGACGGAGTCGTGACTCAGGACGAGCTGGACTATCTGGCGCGGGTGTCCGCCCTGTTCGGCATGTCGCCCCTGGCCTTCCGTCGGCTGCGCGCGACCCATCTGGGCGTCGGAGCCGACGACCCTTACGCCATCCTGGAAGTGCCGGCCGACGCCGACGACGCCACGGTGCGCAGCGCCTGGAAATCGGCCCTGTCCAGCGCCCACCCCGACCGCGCTCGGGCCCGGGGCCTGCCGACCGAGTTCATCGAAGTGGCCGAGGCCAAGGCCGCCGCCATCAACGCCGCCTTCTCGACGGTCATGCGCGAACGGCGGGAACTGGGTCTTGCCGCGGCGGGTTGACGAGACAATCTGTCTTAAGACGTCCCGTCCCTAAGGGGCGGAAAAGACTTTTCATCCGCGCCCGGCGGGTGTTCAGTCATCATTCAGCGCTGATGACTATCTTCATTGAGCATCAGCGCGAACGAAAGGAACACGATGAGCACCGTCGCTGCTTCGCCCCTACGGAACCTGGCCTGGATCACCGGCGCCCTGGCGACGTCGGCCGCCGTGGTGATCGGAGCGGTGCTCGCGGTGGTCTTCGCCGCCACCGTGGTGGTGGTCGGCTTCATCGGCAGCGCCCTGTTTGGCTTGGCCGCCTTTGCTCTACGCGGCCGCAAGCCCGCCCAGGCCGACGACGGCCTGATCGAAGCCCGCAACGTCGGCGGCCACTCGTGGGTCGCCTACGGCTGGAACGAGCGCCCGTAAGGAAGCTTTTTCTCTCTCTGTAAGAGAGGGATCTCACGCGCCCCTTGCTCCCCGCTCATCGGCGCCTCATCTTGCCTTTCAAACAAACGTTGGGAGGCAAGCATGATCGGTGTCGTCGCGACCCTGAAGGTCCAGCCGGACAAGTCGGCGGACTTCGAGAAGGTGTTCCTGGGCCTGCAGAACAAGGTGAAGGCCAACGAGCCGGGCTGCCTGATGTACCAGTTGACCAAGTCGCGCACCGAAGAGGGCGTCTACAAGGTGCTGGAGCTGTACGCCTCGGCCGACGCCCTGAAGGCCCACGGCGGCTCGGACTATTTCAAGGCCGCCGGCGCGGCGATGGGGCCGACCATGGCCGCCGCGCCCGTCATCGAGTATCTCGACGCGGTGGAGTAGGGCGCATGGACCTGGCCTTCTCGCCCGAGGATCTGGCTTTCCAGCGGGAGGTCCGCGACTGGATCGCGACCGCCTATGACGACGGCCTGAAGAAGCAGCTCTCCCAGTCCAAGAACGGCTATCTGGACAAGGCCGGCCAAGTGGCCTGGCAGAAGAAGCTGTTCGAGCGCGGCTGGGCCGCGCCCGACTGGCCGGTCGAACTGGGCGGGGCGGGCTTCACGCCCTCGCAGCGCTACATCTTCAACATGGAGATGAGCCTGGCCGGCGTGCCGACCTCCTCGCCGATGGGGCTGAAGATGGTCGCGCCGGTGATCATGGCGTTCGGTTCGGACGAACAGAAGGCCCAGCACCTGCCGCCGATCCTGCGGTCCGACATCTGGTGGTGCCAGGGCTATTCCGAGCCGGGCTCGGGCTCGGACCTGGCCAGCCTGCAGATGAAGGCCGAGCGAGACGGCGACGACTATGTGCTGAACGGCTCCAAGATCTGGACCACCCACGCCCAGTGGGCCGAATGGATGTTCTGTCTGGTCCGCACGTCCAGCCAAGGGCGGCCTCAGGAGGGCATCTCGTTCCTGCTGCTGCGCATGGACACGCCGGGCATCCAGATCAAGCCGCTGCCCACCCTGGACGGCCCGCCCGACGGCGAGCAGGAGATCAACCAGGTCTTCTTCGACAATGTCCGCGTGCCGGTCGCCAACCGCATCGGCGAGGAAAACAAGGGCTGGACCTACGCCAAGTACCTGCTGGAGTTCGAGCGCGGCAACGCCTATGCGCCGGGCCTGATGAACATGCTGGGCAAGGTCAAGCGCATCGCCGCCCTGGAGCGGGCCGACGACGGCGGGCGGCTGATCGACGACGCGGCCTTCCGCGAGAAGATCGTCAATCTGGAGATCCAGGTGGCGGCGCTGAACGCCACCGAGCTGCGGATCTTCTCAGGCCGCACCACCGGCAAGGCGATCGGCCCGGCCTCGTCGATGCTGAAATGCGTGGGCTCCGAGCACCAGCAGGCGATCACCGAGCTGACCCTGGAGGCGGTCGGGACCTACGCCGCGCCGTTCGTCCAGGATACGTGGAGCCAGAGCAACGAGGGCCGGGCCGGACCCGACTACGCGGCCCCGGCGGCGCCGGCCTATTTCAACTACCGCAAGGCCTCGATCTACGCGGGCTCCAACGAGATCCAGCGCAACATCATGGCCAAGATGGTGCTGGGGCTGTGATCGAGATCCTCCTCATCCCGGCTCACCGCCGAGCCGCGGTCGGGTGACGATAACTGTGGGTGTTCCAGTTTTTCTGTCTGGCGCGCGGTGCGAACAAGTGTTTGGATCGCGCGCAACCTAATTCGCTTCGGACCCTCCCATGTCGCTCGACGCCCTGTTCAAGCCCTTCCAGTTCAAGTCGCTGAAGCTGCCCAACCGGGTGGTGATGGCGCCGATGACGCGGTCGTTCTCGCCGGGCGGCGTGGCCACCGACGATGTCGCCGCCTACTACCGCCGCCGCGCGGAAGGGCAGGTGGGCCTGATCGTCACCGAGGGCACGGGCGTGGCCCGTCCGGCCTCGCTGAACGACGCCAACATCCCGCGCTTCCACGGCGACAAGGAACTGGCCGCCTGGAAGAAGGTCGTCGACGAGGTCCATGCCGCGGGCGGTCTGATCGCCCCGCAGCTGTGGCACGTCGGTTCGGCCCAGGGGAAGGACAAGCTGGGCAAGGTCGATAGCCCCTCGGGCATCTCCAAGGCCGGCGGTGAGCCCTTCACGACGCCGATGACCGACTCGGACGTCGCCGACACCATCGCCGCCTTCGCTACGGCCGCCGCCGACGCCAAGCGCCTGGGCTTCGACGCCATCGAGCTGCACGGCGCCCACGGCTATCTGATCGACCAGTTCTTCTGGAACGGCACCAATGTCCGCGACGACCACCTGAACGGCCCGACCATCGCCGAGCGCAGCAAGTTCGCCGCCGAGATCCTCAAGGCCGTGCGCGCCGCCGTCGGTCCCGACTATCCGGTGATCATCCGCCTGTCGCAGTGGAAGCAGCAGGACTTCGCGGTCAAGAACGCCGAGACGCCGCAGCTGTTGGAAGCCTGGCTGCAGCCGCTGGCCGACGCCGGCGCCGACATCTTCCACTGCTCGCAACGCCGCTTCTGGGAGCCGGAGTTCGAGGGCAGCGACCTCAACTTCGCCGGCTGGGCCAAGAAGCTGACCGGCGCCCCGACCATCACCGTCGGCTCGGTGGGCCTGTCGGGCGAGTTCATCGCCGCGTTCGGCGGCGAGGGCAGCCAGCCCGCCTCGATCGACGGCCTGCTGGAACGCCTGGAGCGCGGCGAGTTCGACCTGGTCGGCGTCGGCCGGGCCCTGCTGCAGGATCCCGAGTGGGTCGTGAAGATCCGCGACGGCCGCAACGACGAACTGAAGAACTTCGAACGCGCGGCGCTGGGGACGCTGTACTAGGGCGGCGCAACAAATCCTCCCCCGCTAGGGGGAGGATTTTAAGCCTGACGGTCTAAGCGATCGTCGTGACCAGGCCGCCCTCGGCCTTCAGCGAGGCGCCGTTGGTGGCCGCCGACAGCGGGCTGGCGACGTAGGCGACCAGGCTGGCGATCTCCTGGGGCTCGATCATCCGCTGCAGCAGCGACGACGTGCGGTGCTTCTCGAAGAATTCGGCTTCGTGCTCCTGGGGCGTGCCGTCCGGATTGGCCGAGACGCTCTTGAGGAACTCGAAGATGCCGGCGGCGCGGGTCGGGCCGGGCAGGACGGAGTTGACCGTGACGCCGGTGCCCTTGGTCTGCTGGGCCATGCCGCGGGCGACCGCCAACTGGGCGCTCTTGGTCATGCCGTAGTGGACCATCTCGCCGGGGATCGCGAGACCGGACTCCGAGGAGATGAAGATCACCCGGCCCCAGTTGCGTTCCAGCATGCCGGGGAAGTAGCCGCGCGACAGGCGCACGCCGCTCATCACATTGACGTCGAACAGGCGCAGCCAGTCCTCGTCCGGGATGTCGGCGAAGGCCTTCATCTCGTATATGCCCAGGTTGTTGACCAGGATGTCGACGCTGGGGAGGGCCTTGAGGATCGCCGCGGCGCCCTCGGCGGTGGCCGCGTCGGCCAGCACGCCCTCGACCTTGGCGCCGCCCGGGAGGGAGGCGCGGATGTCGGCGACGGCCGCGTCCAGCTTGTCCTGGGTGCGGCCGGTGACGAACACCTTGGCGCCCTCGGCGGTCAGGGCGCGGGCGATCTCCAGGCCGATCCCGGCCGTCGCGCCGGTCACCAGCGCGGTCTTGTCGTTCAGTTTCAGGTCCATCGCTGGGCTCCATTGTTTGACGGAGCCTCAGATGGGAGGGCTGCGCCGTCAAACTACGCCTTAGCCCGGAACAGGACTTGTGAATTGAACGCACAAGTCCACGCACACCCTAGGCGTTGAAATTCAGCTTCAGCCCCGGACGCGGCCAGCGGCACTTGTAGAGCTGGCCGGTGCCCGAGGCCGTGATCCACGCATCGCGCATGTCCTCGCCGCCGAAGCAGATGTTGGTCACGATCACGTCCGGGAAGGCGAAGTGCTCGGTCGAGCCGTCCGGGTCGAAGGCGGTGATCCCGCCGTTGATGATCGTCGCCACGCAGACCTTGCCGCCGGCCTCGACCGCCAGGCTGTCCAGCAACTGGTAGCCCGGCAGGTTGCAGACCACGTTGCCAGGCTGCAGGGGCAGGGGATCGGCCAGCACGCCGGGCGCGGCCACGTCGAACGACCACAGGCGGCCCAGCATGGTGTCGGCCATGTAGACCGTCTTCTCGTCGGGCGAGAGGCCCACGCCATTGGGCGAGACGAAGTGATCGCGCCAGCGGACGATCTTCGAGCCGTCCGGCAGGGCGTAGTACAGGGCGCCATACTTCTTGCCTTCGGGCGTCGAGCAGCCGTGGTCGGTGAACCAGAAGCCGCCCTGCTTGTCGAAGACCAGGTCGTTGGGACCCACGAGCGTCTTGCCGTCGCACGCGGTGTAGAGGGTGGTGATCGCGCCGGTCTTCAGGTCGACCCGCTGGATGTAACCGCCCGTGTGCTCCGGCGGGGTGGGGCCTGGAATGTTCAGCCCGTTGGCCTCGAAGAACTGGAAGCTGGCGCCGTTGTTGGTGACGTAGATCGCGCCGTCCGGGCCGATCGCCGCGCCGTTGGGACCGCCGCCGGTGTTCGCCACCGTCTCCTTGCGACCGTCGGGCCAGACCCGGGTCAGGCGCTGGCCCTGGATCTCGGTGAGGATCACCGAACCGTCGGCCATGGCGACCGGGCCCTCGGGGAATAGCAGACCGTCGGTGACCAGCTGGATGTCCATAGCGCATCTCCCTTGCCGCCTCTGAACGGGCGCTGGGGATGACTATAAACGCCCGTTTGAACCTCGCTAGGGCGCCGTTCGGGTAACCGTGTCGCGCGGGCCACAGCAACCGCCACGCGTGCGATAACGACGTTCGCGGGGCTTGTGGCGAGTCGTCGATCGTGGGATCAGCACGCCCTCATCCAAGCTCCAGGGAGCCGATCCGCCGCATGACCCTCGCCGCCGCCCAGACCAACGCACCGCCGAAGGCGGGTTGGCGCGCGCCGTCGAAGCCGTGCCGCCGATCCGTCGCCCGCCCCCTGCGCACCTACCGCTAGCCGCGGCCGTTCCGGCCGCCGCCGGAGCTCTTAGATGACCGTCCAGTCTCTCGCGAGTTCGACCCTTGTCGCCTCGCCTCTGCTGCGCCTGATCGCGCCGCCCTACGCCGAGGTGCTGGCCGCCCTGTGGCCCGCGCCGCACGCACCGTTCGTCACCGCGACGGCGGCGCGGCGACACCTGATCTGCCTGATGCTGGCGGCCGAGCCCTTGGGCGGGCCGCCGATCGACGTCACGCGCCTGATGGACCTGCCGATGCGCAAGGCCATCCGCCTGACTCTGGAGGGCGTCGCGCCCGATGGCCTGCGCCGGGCCCTCGAACACCTGGGCGAGATCGCCTGGGCGCCCGAGGACTATCGCGCCCTGGTCCATCTGCTGGCCGATCCCGCGCCGGCCAAGACCCTGCGCCACGCCGAGGCGATCACGCCCGACCTGGTTCGCGCCCTTACGGCGTTGCCGGCCGACGTGCGCGAGATCGGTGGCGTCGCCCTGCGCGTCACGCCCGCCCAGGCGACCCTGCTGGCCGAGGCCCACGCGGTGCTGGCCAAGCGCCTGTCGCCCGACCTGTTGGCCCAGCGGGTGGCGGCCTGGGGCCATGTTCCCACGCCCAAGGCGCTGTTCGCCCTGGTCGCCGACGACTTCCGCCGCGAACTGCCGCCGCCGCCCCATCCGGGCACCGAGCGCCTGCGCCCCCTGGAGACCGCCGCCGCCATTCGCGACGCGGCCCGACGCTACCGCAACTGCCTGGCCAACTATGTCGACCACGCCGTCGACCGGCAGAGCGCGATCTACGAGTGGCTGCCCGCGCCGGGCGCGGTGGTCGAGCTGACGCCCGACGCCTTCTTCGGCTGGCGGCTGGATCAGGCGCGGCTGGAGAACAACAGGTCGGTCGACGAGGTGACCCGCGAGGCCATCGTCGCCGAACTGCGCGGGATGGGCGTGCATGTCGGCCGCGGCGCCTGGCAGATCCGCCGGGCCCTGGAGCGCGCGGCCTCGCCGAAGTTCGAGCTGGAAACCGTGGATGCGGCGATCGCGGACTATTTCACCGATGACTGAGGCCTTGCGCGCGCCACGATTTCGCGGTGAGCGTGGGGCGAAGTACGGATAGGGGATTCTCGAGGATGCGCGCATCTGTGATGGCGGTGACGGCGGCGGGGCTGATGCTGACGGGCTGCGCGGACCTTCCCTCTGCGCCGTGGTCGAAGTCGGCGGCCATGCCGACGCGGCCCAGCTGTCCGGCGATGACGAACGAGGCTTGGGCCCCGATCGTCGACCGCGCGATCCACAAGACCTTCGATCGCGATCTCCAGAAGCGGTTCGGCGACACCGCGGTCCATAAGCGGATCGCCTGGGGCAAGGATGACAAGGGTAACACCGTGATCGCCGCCCAGCGGATCGGCCCGGCCAAGTACGCCATGCCCGCCCTCGATCAGGGCGGCGAGGTCGAGGTCGTGTTCCAGCCCTGCACGGGCAAGCTGCTGAAGACGCGCAAGCTGGCGAACCTGGAGAAGACGCCCAGGCTGATGTCGGAAGACAGCGCGCCGGCTCCCGAAAAGCCTTCACCGCCGCGAAAGCGGGGGTTCAAATGGCCCTGGAAGTCGTGACGGGCAGGCTCTAGCGCCGTTCCAGCACCCTGAAGACGAAGGCGTGATCGTCGCCCTCGCCGGCGGGGTGTTCCTCGCGGCGGACCTCGGTCCAGGCGCTCTCGTCGAAGTCGGGGAAGCGGACGTCGCCCTCGACCCGCGCGGCGACCTCGGTCAGGTACAGACGCTTGGCTTTCGGCAGGGCCAGCTCGAACAGGGCGTGGCCGCCGATCACGCAGACCTCCTCGGCCCCGTCGTCCGCCGCCTGCTCCTTGGCGATCTGGACAGCTTCCATCCAGGTCTCACAGGCGATCGCGCCTTCGGGCTCGAAGCTCTGATCCCGCGACAGAACGATATTGGTGCGGCCGGGCAGCGGCTTGCGGGGCAGGCTGTCCCAGGTCTTGCGGCCCATGATGATCGGCTTGAACAGCGTATTGGCCTTGAACAGGGCCAGGTCCGACTTCAGTCGCCAGGGCAGGTCGCCGTCCCGACCGATCACCCCGTTGGCGGCGCGGGCGACGACGATGGCGAGGTGGATCAAACCGAAACCTCGGCCTTGATGTGCGGGTGGGCCTGGTAGCCCTCCAGCGTGAAGTCCTCGTATTCGAAGCCGAACAGGTCGCGCTTGTCGGCGATCTTCATGGTCGGGAAATCGAACGGTTCACGCTTCAGCTGTTCGCGGGCCTGGTCGAGGTGGTTCAGATACAGGTGCGCGTCGCCGAAGGTGTGGACGAATTCGCCCGGCTGCAGGCCCACGACCTTGGCGACCATCAGCGTCAGCAGGGCGTAGGACGCGATGTTGAACGGCACGCCCAGGAAGACGTCGGCGCTGCGCTGGTAGAGCTGGCAGCTCAGCTTTCCGTCGGCGACGAAGAACTGGAACAGGCAGTGGCAGGGCGGCAGGGCCATGTCGTCGACATCGGCCGGGTTCCAGGCCGTGACGATGTGGCGGCGGCTGCTGGGATTGGTCTTCAGGTTCTCGACCAGGGCCGAGATCTGGTCGATCACGCGGCCGTCGGGCGTCGCCCACGAGCGCCACTGCTTGCCGTAGACAGGGCCGAGGTCGCCGTTCTCGTCGGCCCACTCGTCCCAGATGCGCACGCCGTTGTCCTTCAGATAGGCGATGTTGGTGTCGCCCTTCAGGAACCACAGCAGCTCGATGATGATCGAGCGCAGGTGCAGCTTCTTGGTCGTCAGGACGGGGAAGCCCTTGGCCAGATCGAAGCGGATCTGCCGGCCGAACACGCCGAGCGTGCCGGTGCCCGTGCGGTCACCGCGCTGGACGCCGTGCTCGAGGATGTCGGCGAGCAGGGCCAGGTACTGCCGCTCGGGATGGTCGGCGGCGGCTTTTGCGGGGGCGAGGACGGCTTCATGCATGGCGCACGAATTGTGGTCGCGAATCGCGGCGTTGAACACTGCGGCGTCTCGAGCCGTCCACAGGACCGCTAGCGTTTTCCATCAAATGCGTGTCATCCCGGCCGCAGTTAAGCGGAGACCCGGGATCCAGGGGCAACCGCGCGGCGCCGGCCCCTGGGTCCCGGATCGGCCCTAGGGCCGTCCAGGATGACACGATTTGGATTACTTGCTCGGCGCCAGGCCGGTATTCAGCACCCAGCCGACGTTGTCGTTTTCGTCGGCGACTTCCCACCACAGCTCCTGCTGCTTGCCGGTCGGATAGACGATGGCGCCGGCGGGGAGGGTGCGGATCAGCTTGCCGCCGGCCACCGGGGTGGCGCGCATGGCGATCGGGCGCTGGGCGGCGAAGGTCTTGGTCGGCGCGGCCGCGGCGGCCGGACCGGCTTCCGACAGCAGGCCCAGGTCGCCGATCATCTTGGAATAGGCGTTGATGAACGACAGGGTGACGATGCGGCCGATGTCGGTGTCCTCGTAGCCGCCGCCAACGGCGCCGCCCCAGCCGATGCCGCCGCCGGCGCCCCAGCCGATGTCGTTCTTCACCGCGTAGCCCTCGGCCACCGACGTGGTCTCTGTGGTGCGGACATTGGTCAGCGACAGGACGGTGTTGGCTTCCAGCTTCTTGGTCTTGATGCCGCCGACCAGGCCGCCGACGCGACCGCCGATGATGCCGCCGATGGCGCCGGCCACCGCGCCGCCGCCGACATTGCTGTTGCTGCCCTGGACCTCGGCGACCAGCACGTAGTCGGCCGCCTTGACCTGGCCCTGGCCGACGTTGCTGCCGCGCTGCAGGCCCAGATTGCCGCCGATGTTGCGTTCCTTCTCGGCCGCGCTGAGGCCGACGCCGCGATCGACCAGATTGAAGCAGCCCGACCGCTGGACGATGGCGCGCAGCACCTTCTGCGGCGAGGCCAGGTTGTACTGCGTCCAGCCGCGAGGATCATCGCCGTCGACGATCGACAGGGTGCCCAGCTTGCGCGAGCACCGCGGCACCTCGCCGGAGGCCTGGGTCTGCATCTGCTGGCCCTTGCTGGCCTTGGCCTGGGCGAAGGTGGTCGCCGGCGTCAGGGCGGTAAGCGCCAGGCCCATGGCCAGCGCGCTGCGAATAGCTTTCATACGTTGGTATTCCCCGAAATGGTCCCCGGACTTGCGGCCCCACCCTACAGGCGACGCCCGGTCGCGCCAAGATTGAGCCGCCCGTTAACCCGCGAACCCGCCTTCGTCGAGGAATTCGCGCTCGGCGTCGGTTGTCTTGCGACCAAGGCCGGCGTTGCGGTGCGGAAAACGGCCGAACCGGGCGATGATGTCGCGGTGGATCAG encodes:
- a CDS encoding SMP-30/gluconolactonase/LRE family protein, translated to MDIQLVTDGLLFPEGPVAMADGSVILTEIQGQRLTRVWPDGRKETVANTGGGPNGAAIGPDGAIYVTNNGASFQFFEANGLNIPGPTPPEHTGGYIQRVDLKTGAITTLYTACDGKTLVGPNDLVFDKQGGFWFTDHGCSTPEGKKYGALYYALPDGSKIVRWRDHFVSPNGVGLSPDEKTVYMADTMLGRLWSFDVAAPGVLADPLPLQPGNVVCNLPGYQLLDSLAVEAGGKVCVATIINGGITAFDPDGSTEHFAFPDVIVTNICFGGEDMRDAWITASGTGQLYKCRWPRPGLKLNFNA
- a CDS encoding NADH:flavin oxidoreductase translates to MSLDALFKPFQFKSLKLPNRVVMAPMTRSFSPGGVATDDVAAYYRRRAEGQVGLIVTEGTGVARPASLNDANIPRFHGDKELAAWKKVVDEVHAAGGLIAPQLWHVGSAQGKDKLGKVDSPSGISKAGGEPFTTPMTDSDVADTIAAFATAAADAKRLGFDAIELHGAHGYLIDQFFWNGTNVRDDHLNGPTIAERSKFAAEILKAVRAAVGPDYPVIIRLSQWKQQDFAVKNAETPQLLEAWLQPLADAGADIFHCSQRRFWEPEFEGSDLNFAGWAKKLTGAPTITVGSVGLSGEFIAAFGGEGSQPASIDGLLERLERGEFDLVGVGRALLQDPEWVVKIRDGRNDELKNFERAALGTLY
- a CDS encoding J domain-containing protein produces the protein MTFWRNIASIAARRLDLADCTECPAGLPGEDPAFSTAVTALGAKLAKVDGRADGHEFAAFTEVFQPDPASEPNIHRFYELARQTAHGFESYAKRLAKRYSSCPQLLEDVVDGLFHIAKSDGVVTQDELDYLARVSALFGMSPLAFRRLRATHLGVGADDPYAILEVPADADDATVRSAWKSALSSAHPDRARARGLPTEFIEVAEAKAAAINAAFSTVMRERRELGLAAAG
- a CDS encoding dihydrofolate reductase; this translates as MIHLAIVVARAANGVIGRDGDLPWRLKSDLALFKANTLFKPIIMGRKTWDSLPRKPLPGRTNIVLSRDQSFEPEGAIACETWMEAVQIAKEQAADDGAEEVCVIGGHALFELALPKAKRLYLTEVAARVEGDVRFPDFDESAWTEVRREEHPAGEGDDHAFVFRVLERR
- a CDS encoding SH3 domain-containing protein translates to MKAIRSALAMGLALTALTPATTFAQAKASKGQQMQTQASGEVPRCSRKLGTLSIVDGDDPRGWTQYNLASPQKVLRAIVQRSGCFNLVDRGVGLSAAEKERNIGGNLGLQRGSNVGQGQVKAADYVLVAEVQGSNSNVGGGAVAGAIGGIIGGRVGGLVGGIKTKKLEANTVLSLTNVRTTETTSVAEGYAVKNDIGWGAGGGIGWGGAVGGGYEDTDIGRIVTLSFINAYSKMIGDLGLLSEAGPAAAAAPTKTFAAQRPIAMRATPVAGGKLIRTLPAGAIVYPTGKQQELWWEVADENDNVGWVLNTGLAPSK
- a CDS encoding putative quinol monooxygenase, with the translated sequence MIGVVATLKVQPDKSADFEKVFLGLQNKVKANEPGCLMYQLTKSRTEEGVYKVLELYASADALKAHGGSDYFKAAGAAMGPTMAAAPVIEYLDAVE
- a CDS encoding acyl-CoA dehydrogenase family protein produces the protein MDLAFSPEDLAFQREVRDWIATAYDDGLKKQLSQSKNGYLDKAGQVAWQKKLFERGWAAPDWPVELGGAGFTPSQRYIFNMEMSLAGVPTSSPMGLKMVAPVIMAFGSDEQKAQHLPPILRSDIWWCQGYSEPGSGSDLASLQMKAERDGDDYVLNGSKIWTTHAQWAEWMFCLVRTSSQGRPQEGISFLLLRMDTPGIQIKPLPTLDGPPDGEQEINQVFFDNVRVPVANRIGEENKGWTYAKYLLEFERGNAYAPGLMNMLGKVKRIAALERADDGGRLIDDAAFREKIVNLEIQVAALNATELRIFSGRTTGKAIGPASSMLKCVGSEHQQAITELTLEAVGTYAAPFVQDTWSQSNEGRAGPDYAAPAAPAYFNYRKASIYAGSNEIQRNIMAKMVLGL
- a CDS encoding SDR family NAD(P)-dependent oxidoreductase, yielding MDLKLNDKTALVTGATAGIGLEIARALTAEGAKVFVTGRTQDKLDAAVADIRASLPGGAKVEGVLADAATAEGAAAILKALPSVDILVNNLGIYEMKAFADIPDEDWLRLFDVNVMSGVRLSRGYFPGMLERNWGRVIFISSESGLAIPGEMVHYGMTKSAQLAVARGMAQQTKGTGVTVNSVLPGPTRAAGIFEFLKSVSANPDGTPQEHEAEFFEKHRTSSLLQRMIEPQEIASLVAYVASPLSAATNGASLKAEGGLVTTIA
- a CDS encoding thymidylate synthase, with amino-acid sequence MHEAVLAPAKAAADHPERQYLALLADILEHGVQRGDRTGTGTLGVFGRQIRFDLAKGFPVLTTKKLHLRSIIIELLWFLKGDTNIAYLKDNGVRIWDEWADENGDLGPVYGKQWRSWATPDGRVIDQISALVENLKTNPSSRRHIVTAWNPADVDDMALPPCHCLFQFFVADGKLSCQLYQRSADVFLGVPFNIASYALLTLMVAKVVGLQPGEFVHTFGDAHLYLNHLDQAREQLKREPFDFPTMKIADKRDLFGFEYEDFTLEGYQAHPHIKAEVSV